A genomic region of Psychrobacter sp. M13 contains the following coding sequences:
- a CDS encoding filamentous hemagglutinin N-terminal domain-containing protein, which produces MNAQCYRVIFNKARGMLMVVSEAARSQGKTSNAGEGGSDISQVASTSQISGSSNSGGYQGGRLNSLRAQVLLSLGIATIVAGASFTAHADNTAIIADRNAAANQQATILATASGTTQVNIQSPSAAGVSRNVFSQFDVGADGAILNNSRVNAQTQLAGWVEGNPYLARGEARVILNEVNSSDPSRLTGFTEIAGGRAELIIANPAGITCAGCGFINAARTTLTTGEALMDQGRVTGFDIKEGNIRVDGDGLDSSTSDYTQILAKTTEINAAVYAKNLDVITGNNTVSYEADGADSIITPKSSASSNQATGVALDVSALGAMYAGKIRLIGTEKGMGVTNAGSIIASNAGGLQLDVSGNLINMGSLIANKGKVAINTSGNSVNNSGTIASSQDTTTLISSSLDNSGVISSYDTASLQQTGAIANSGEIAAGSFDIDASSLNNTGKLLQTGSGQLGVTTSSLINKEGGIIGQDLYADASTPPATAPTTNPPTTANNGSTVQENSGTTNPSEPTPVILPPVSRDGTITVSNITNSGSIYSNSKINTTADSVNNQGKSSLALGRLDIANSGSLINTDSRVQLENIDWQLASFDNSNSQITATNSINIRTANQINNTQGTIGAIGDISLSAKNQINNNQGVIQSNANVITNSDDFNNTKGSISSQGNLSIDNRGNLINNQGRLQSDQDLTLNTKGYSNTDGTIIGVQRAAINTLDDITINNNNNNIQAGNLALTTQGVFTNTTKVAGQNALTITANRIDNQQDGELTSSGTTQLNAATDIDNRGLINGINTYLNATDSVNNYSGGRIYGDQVAIAANTLNNTPDAGTDSSDPAPVIAARNRLDIGVTTLNNNSNQARSGKFNEDFSGQARLISNGALYIGGSLDANQQAVGRATTVNNKGASIESVGNMTISTNLLNNVNADFKKEAFTISEVKDKNQYAGTEDGRKYDEEEVELRDDSKLDDEDLYVIATDEPLGSSGGENFYIFNFDERITEDRTVVSDPSRIISGGVITLQGDQLNNDKSQLGLGEGFLVTGDNITNVGDVDLQGFKTKYIENGKVIYRHVESSGFFGSGHKIEKDNKGAYTQAPEKLESYQLPILKQDIDKVVVAQNVTNADGLTVTSTPTDEIRSSGTAPSLPDSSLFGINPDSDADYLIETDSEFANYKNWLSSSYMLERLKLDPTITQKRLGDGYYEQQYIRDQIMMLTGRYYLANYADQDAQYKGLMDAGITAAQTLNLRPGIALSAAQVANLTTDMVWLVEQSITLADGSTQSVLVPKVYTRQAAGQIDGTGNLIAANNIDVNLTGDLTSQSNIIGHQSITISANNITNANGGVIKGSFVQISTTNDLNNLSGTIAADSAMQLNVGGDLNNKSLTYTSDAVDGASNATRTGITQVASIYVGDDLKGQTDANGNPLTTFVASVGGNTTFAAGRLDNQGGSSVINATGDVTLDAVNVSYQSNSILDSNNYYNQGASADIGSQITGNNDILLTGNNISGTAAQISSTTGNVGILADGNVDFIEGRSTNNLSTASKSKESNWYGSKRISESVDFYEDNALITNINGNSVSIDSENGNVNLIGSNVKAVGAAKVTAMNGKVTVQSAVDKAALSETRSTSNFYKETGAQKGYERETLNETGISGGTVYINGKNVAINGASLQARDGILQVGDATLATDSQGNLRLDDNGKPIIESGSIDNLSFGTIELNSREWDEKQKAYKGIAKVGMQVAGVVGGALGITDGITISESSGTTTTSKDEAVSRLEGQNILVGGKTVQANGTQFTATQAGGSTYVLGKDIDLGVATSTTTATTTAQKETIGGEGIKLNSDSLQLGAVVRTETEDTKTTTTGTNQGVVVNSDNIVVLGDMTDGSLTTTAAKLNANQQTGSLLIGAKTTVLGGIEDTETVTQSNKTDTTRISVDVHHAAVDTISAAEQVKEAGSALAAAKNNLRDAKDRVSRGELSQDAIKDYEINLAAATLNLANAQINLGSVAAGAANTAGTLGFSASANVENTQTKTTDTQTQGKWQGTELNGANATFVGDDFTGVGLKGNIGQLNIDNLGSFTLNAGTNTSSGSSTSKTNSQTGSISTTGSASLGVSTQQSQSQAQGTTYTNSELNIGEFNGYAGTTDLTGGRINAGGGSYATDTLNIETVQDSASSSNKSSGGNLGINFAGGIPSGGSIGANKASGSSQSITVAEQSGIIYSGDNYSLTAGSTTNIGGIIANINTDSDGNQTNGNLNFTTGTLVTKDLINTATQEQKSIGGSLSIGSTATGKSLNNVGLQLGNTGQEFESKTLATIGQGAIVTGDALTGNDSLAGVNRDALNTEIIIKDIQTGGLDIDAGIDARVFTSAGREEIVKEQRELGKNVKGVVAITGTAGLAVPSIAAGLLDNGNSNPDSLNKSGIDKAKDNVTQLVNNLETGMSDDTVNLTATVEAIQEGELTNSVDNKDTLNQLNAAITQGTDASGTQISLVDDLRNVNGDSVRGTTNVINGTDTYIATDSMGNVVELINHEGAHQNGQGEFAADVMGQTGNSAFNLGKWANSGAIAEERTTITPRPITATNDAKAQQEQLANDKEKLETQQNAGDAFEDNRRGITVRSPQQQQRRDIIAFETLAIRRHLPNFRGISTARPNNQISQAEVLEYQALSRFLQSSGRTYPNPEAAYRAFQRETAQRPVQLNIELGGSGGQRTNSSSNPDANAWEAIRPNVQNPNKRHKVDSVGGKNVLVRDVNTVVSSRVNMEHDIIQIRLGGGQPSRGPSGERQIEINGRTYQTHAGGGPNTSDSLIPVSSRNPNEMFRLSRGEYKNLQQIVRNKGNINQTRTNLSGRPDFNQNDFNRAAEVYNATR; this is translated from the coding sequence ATGAACGCACAATGCTATCGAGTTATCTTTAACAAAGCCCGTGGTATGCTCATGGTGGTGTCCGAAGCTGCACGCTCACAAGGCAAAACCAGTAATGCAGGTGAGGGTGGCAGCGATATTAGTCAAGTCGCTAGTACCTCTCAGATTAGCGGTTCTAGCAATAGCGGTGGCTATCAGGGTGGCAGGTTAAATAGTCTACGCGCCCAAGTCTTGTTATCACTAGGCATTGCGACTATCGTAGCAGGCGCTAGTTTCACTGCTCATGCTGACAATACTGCTATCATCGCCGATCGTAATGCAGCGGCGAATCAACAAGCCACGATACTTGCGACGGCAAGTGGCACGACGCAAGTCAATATCCAAAGCCCAAGTGCCGCTGGGGTCTCACGCAACGTCTTTAGTCAGTTCGATGTTGGTGCTGATGGCGCTATCTTAAATAATAGCCGCGTCAATGCGCAGACCCAGCTCGCTGGCTGGGTTGAAGGTAATCCGTATCTCGCCCGCGGTGAGGCTCGCGTCATCTTAAATGAGGTCAACTCAAGTGATCCAAGTCGTTTGACAGGTTTCACTGAGATTGCAGGGGGGAGAGCTGAGCTTATCATTGCTAACCCTGCTGGCATTACCTGCGCAGGTTGCGGCTTTATTAATGCCGCGCGCACGACGCTTACGACAGGTGAGGCACTGATGGATCAAGGCCGCGTGACCGGCTTTGATATAAAAGAGGGTAATATTCGGGTTGATGGCGATGGCTTAGATAGCAGTACATCAGACTATACACAGATTTTAGCGAAAACCACGGAGATTAATGCCGCGGTTTATGCCAAAAACTTAGACGTCATTACCGGTAATAATACCGTTAGCTACGAGGCTGATGGCGCAGACTCAATCATTACGCCTAAAAGTTCTGCTAGTAGCAATCAAGCGACAGGCGTGGCGCTTGATGTGTCAGCGCTGGGTGCAATGTATGCAGGTAAAATCCGTCTGATCGGTACTGAAAAAGGTATGGGCGTCACTAATGCGGGTAGCATTATTGCCTCAAACGCTGGTGGTTTACAGCTTGATGTTAGTGGTAACTTGATTAACATGGGCAGTCTAATTGCGAACAAAGGCAAAGTAGCTATTAATACTAGTGGCAACTCTGTAAATAACTCAGGCACGATTGCCAGCAGTCAAGATACTACTACTCTCATTAGTAGCTCGCTTGATAATAGTGGTGTGATCAGCAGTTATGATACGGCAAGCTTGCAGCAGACAGGCGCTATTGCTAACTCAGGTGAGATCGCTGCGGGTAGCTTCGATATTGACGCCAGTAGCTTAAACAATACTGGTAAATTATTGCAAACGGGTAGTGGTCAGCTAGGTGTTACTACAAGTTCACTAATTAACAAAGAAGGCGGCATCATTGGTCAAGACTTGTATGCTGATGCTAGTACGCCGCCTGCTACCGCCCCAACAACTAATCCGCCAACAACGGCTAATAATGGCAGTACAGTACAAGAGAATAGTGGTACGACGAACCCTTCAGAGCCTACCCCTGTCATCCTACCCCCTGTTTCTCGTGACGGTACTATCACCGTTAGCAACATTACTAACAGCGGCAGTATCTATAGCAATAGCAAGATTAATACCACCGCCGATAGTGTTAATAATCAAGGTAAGTCGAGTCTCGCGCTGGGTCGCTTAGATATTGCCAATAGTGGTAGCTTAATCAATACCGATAGTCGCGTGCAGCTTGAGAATATCGACTGGCAACTAGCAAGCTTTGATAATAGTAATAGTCAAATTACCGCGACGAATAGCATTAACATTCGCACAGCCAATCAGATTAATAATACTCAAGGTACAATCGGGGCTATTGGTGACATCAGTCTAAGTGCAAAAAATCAGATCAATAATAATCAAGGTGTTATTCAGAGTAACGCTAATGTAATCACCAACAGCGACGATTTCAACAATACTAAAGGTAGCATTAGTAGCCAAGGTAATTTAAGTATTGATAACCGTGGCAATTTAATCAATAACCAAGGTCGTTTGCAAAGCGATCAAGACCTAACTCTTAATACCAAAGGTTATAGTAATACTGATGGCACTATCATCGGTGTGCAACGCGCCGCTATTAACACTCTTGATGACATTACTATTAATAACAACAATAATAATATCCAAGCAGGCAATTTAGCGCTTACTACTCAAGGGGTCTTTACTAACACTACTAAAGTTGCTGGACAAAATGCACTAACGATCACCGCCAACCGTATTGATAACCAACAAGACGGCGAGCTGACCAGTAGTGGCACCACTCAACTCAATGCAGCCACTGATATCGATAATCGCGGATTAATCAATGGGATTAATACCTATCTAAACGCTACTGATAGCGTTAATAATTATAGTGGTGGTCGCATTTATGGTGATCAAGTAGCGATAGCGGCTAATACTTTAAACAATACGCCTGATGCGGGTACTGATAGCTCAGATCCAGCACCTGTCATTGCCGCGCGTAATCGCTTGGATATAGGGGTTACAACGTTAAATAATAATTCCAACCAAGCCCGTAGCGGAAAATTCAATGAGGACTTTAGTGGTCAAGCTCGTCTCATTAGTAATGGTGCGCTATATATCGGTGGCAGCCTAGATGCCAATCAGCAAGCGGTAGGTCGCGCGACGACCGTGAACAATAAAGGTGCTTCTATCGAGTCAGTCGGTAATATGACGATTAGCACTAATTTGCTTAACAACGTCAATGCTGACTTTAAAAAAGAGGCCTTTACTATCAGTGAGGTCAAAGATAAGAACCAGTATGCAGGCACAGAAGATGGACGTAAATATGATGAAGAGGAAGTAGAGCTACGGGATGACAGTAAGCTTGACGATGAAGATCTCTATGTTATCGCAACCGATGAGCCACTAGGCTCAAGTGGTGGCGAAAACTTTTACATCTTTAACTTCGATGAGCGCATCACTGAGGATAGAACCGTTGTCTCAGACCCTTCTAGAATCATCTCAGGTGGCGTGATCACCTTGCAAGGCGATCAGCTTAATAACGACAAAAGCCAGTTAGGCTTAGGAGAAGGATTTCTTGTCACAGGCGATAATATCACCAATGTTGGCGATGTCGATTTACAAGGCTTTAAGACCAAATACATCGAAAACGGTAAAGTGATCTATAGGCATGTGGAGTCCTCAGGATTTTTTGGTAGCGGTCATAAAATTGAGAAAGATAATAAAGGGGCCTACACTCAAGCGCCTGAAAAATTAGAGTCTTATCAGCTCCCTATTCTAAAGCAAGACATCGATAAAGTGGTCGTGGCTCAAAACGTCACGAATGCTGATGGCCTCACTGTTACTAGCACCCCAACCGATGAGATTCGTAGTAGTGGCACTGCGCCAAGCTTACCTGATAGTAGTTTGTTTGGTATTAATCCTGATAGCGATGCCGATTATCTGATTGAAACTGACTCTGAATTTGCTAATTATAAAAACTGGCTGTCATCAAGCTACATGCTAGAGCGCCTAAAGCTGGATCCCACTATCACTCAAAAGCGTCTAGGTGATGGCTACTATGAGCAGCAGTATATTCGTGATCAGATCATGATGCTCACAGGTCGCTACTACCTTGCCAACTACGCTGATCAAGATGCTCAGTATAAAGGACTAATGGATGCAGGGATCACTGCAGCCCAAACCCTTAACTTACGCCCAGGTATTGCCCTAAGTGCCGCGCAGGTCGCTAACCTCACCACTGATATGGTATGGCTCGTAGAACAAAGTATCACCCTAGCAGATGGTAGTACGCAGTCTGTGCTCGTCCCTAAAGTCTATACCCGCCAAGCGGCTGGTCAGATTGACGGTACTGGCAACTTAATTGCTGCTAACAATATCGACGTCAATCTAACAGGCGATCTTACCAGCCAAAGCAACATCATCGGTCATCAAAGCATCACCATTAGTGCCAATAACATCACTAATGCCAATGGCGGTGTCATCAAAGGCAGCTTTGTTCAAATCAGCACCACAAACGACCTAAACAATCTAAGCGGCACTATTGCAGCGGACAGTGCTATGCAGCTCAATGTCGGCGGTGATCTAAATAATAAAAGCCTCACCTATACTAGTGATGCAGTCGATGGTGCTAGTAATGCCACCCGCACCGGCATCACCCAAGTCGCCAGCATCTATGTTGGTGATGATTTGAAAGGTCAGACAGATGCTAATGGCAACCCCTTAACTACCTTTGTCGCAAGCGTTGGCGGTAACACTACTTTCGCAGCAGGTCGTCTTGACAACCAAGGCGGTAGCAGCGTCATCAACGCCACAGGCGATGTCACTCTTGATGCGGTCAATGTCAGCTATCAGTCCAACAGCATTCTTGATAGTAATAACTACTATAACCAAGGCGCATCAGCCGATATTGGTAGCCAAATCACAGGTAACAACGACATCCTCTTAACCGGCAACAACATCAGTGGCACCGCGGCTCAAATCAGTAGCACTACTGGCAATGTTGGTATCCTTGCCGATGGCAACGTCGACTTCATCGAGGGTCGTAGTACAAACAATCTTAGTACTGCCTCAAAATCAAAAGAAAGCAACTGGTATGGAAGTAAACGAATTTCAGAAAGTGTTGACTTTTATGAAGATAATGCGTTGATCACTAATATCAATGGTAACAGCGTTTCAATCGACTCAGAGAACGGTAACGTCAATTTAATAGGCTCAAACGTAAAAGCCGTTGGCGCTGCTAAAGTCACCGCTATGAACGGCAAGGTCACCGTTCAATCAGCCGTAGATAAAGCCGCCTTGAGTGAAACCCGCAGCACCAGCAACTTCTACAAAGAAACAGGCGCACAAAAAGGCTACGAGCGCGAGACGCTTAATGAGACGGGCATCAGTGGTGGCACTGTCTATATTAATGGCAAAAATGTCGCTATCAACGGCGCTAGTTTGCAGGCCAGAGACGGTATCCTGCAAGTAGGCGATGCCACCCTTGCCACTGATAGCCAAGGCAACTTAAGATTAGATGACAACGGCAAACCTATCATTGAATCAGGGTCTATAGACAACCTAAGCTTTGGCACTATTGAGCTTAATAGCCGTGAGTGGGATGAAAAGCAAAAGGCCTATAAAGGAATTGCCAAAGTAGGAATGCAAGTCGCAGGTGTCGTCGGTGGTGCACTAGGTATCACCGATGGCATTACTATTAGCGAAAGCAGCGGCACGACTACCACTAGCAAAGACGAAGCCGTCAGTCGCCTAGAAGGACAAAACATACTAGTCGGTGGTAAAACCGTTCAAGCCAATGGCACCCAGTTCACCGCCACTCAAGCGGGCGGCAGCACATACGTACTAGGTAAAGATATTGACTTAGGGGTAGCAACTAGTACTACCACTGCCACTACCACTGCCCAAAAAGAAACCATTGGTGGCGAAGGCATCAAGCTGAACAGCGACAGCTTACAGTTAGGAGCAGTCGTTCGCACCGAGACTGAAGATACCAAGACCACCACAACGGGGACGAATCAAGGCGTCGTCGTCAACAGTGACAACATCGTCGTCTTAGGTGATATGACTGATGGTAGCCTCACCACCACTGCCGCTAAGCTCAATGCCAATCAACAGACAGGTAGCTTATTGATTGGCGCTAAGACTACTGTCTTAGGAGGTATTGAAGATACTGAAACTGTCACCCAAAGCAATAAAACAGACACCACTCGCATCAGTGTTGACGTACATCACGCGGCAGTAGATACCATTAGCGCCGCTGAACAAGTCAAAGAAGCAGGCTCTGCCCTCGCCGCTGCTAAGAACAACCTTCGTGACGCCAAAGACAGAGTATCACGTGGTGAGCTAAGTCAAGATGCCATCAAAGACTATGAGATCAACCTAGCTGCTGCCACCCTCAATCTTGCCAATGCCCAAATTAATCTCGGTAGTGTCGCCGCTGGTGCTGCTAATACTGCGGGCACCCTAGGCTTTAGTGCTTCAGCTAACGTTGAGAATACCCAAACTAAAACTACCGATACGCAAACCCAAGGCAAATGGCAAGGCACTGAGCTTAACGGCGCTAATGCTACCTTTGTCGGAGATGACTTTACAGGGGTTGGACTCAAAGGCAATATCGGACAGCTGAACATTGATAACCTTGGCAGTTTTACTCTCAACGCAGGTACCAACACGAGTAGTGGTAGCAGCACTAGTAAAACCAATAGCCAAACCGGCAGCATCAGCACCACAGGCAGTGCCAGCCTTGGTGTCAGTACCCAGCAGAGTCAGTCACAAGCTCAAGGCACTACCTATACCAACAGCGAGCTTAACATAGGAGAGTTTAATGGCTATGCAGGTACTACTGATTTAACTGGTGGTCGGATCAATGCTGGTGGTGGCAGTTATGCCACGGACACATTAAATATCGAAACTGTCCAAGACAGTGCCAGCAGCAGTAATAAAAGCTCAGGGGGCAACCTAGGCATCAACTTCGCAGGCGGTATTCCAAGCGGTGGCAGTATCGGAGCCAATAAAGCCAGTGGTAGCAGTCAAAGCATAACCGTCGCTGAGCAAAGCGGTATCATCTATAGCGGTGACAATTACAGCCTAACCGCAGGCAGCACCACTAACATCGGTGGCATCATCGCTAATATCAACACCGATAGCGATGGCAACCAAACTAACGGCAACCTCAACTTCACCACAGGCACTCTAGTCACCAAAGATCTTATCAACACCGCAACCCAAGAACAAAAGAGCATCGGCGGCAGTCTAAGCATAGGTAGCACGGCTACAGGTAAGAGTCTGAACAATGTCGGTCTCCAGCTCGGTAATACTGGTCAAGAGTTTGAAAGTAAAACGCTTGCTACTATTGGACAAGGGGCGATTGTCACAGGCGACGCTCTCACAGGCAATGACAGCTTAGCAGGAGTCAACCGTGATGCTTTGAATACTGAGATCATCATCAAAGATATACAAACCGGTGGTCTTGATATTGATGCGGGTATTGATGCAAGAGTGTTCACCAGTGCAGGTCGAGAGGAGATTGTCAAAGAACAAAGAGAGCTTGGGAAGAATGTTAAAGGCGTTGTTGCTATTACTGGCACTGCGGGACTAGCCGTTCCCTCCATCGCAGCGGGACTCTTAGACAACGGCAATAGCAACCCTGATAGTCTTAATAAATCAGGCATTGATAAAGCCAAAGACAACGTTACTCAGCTCGTCAACAATCTAGAAACAGGTATGAGTGATGATACTGTTAATCTTACCGCGACTGTAGAAGCCATACAAGAGGGCGAGCTGACTAACAGTGTTGATAACAAAGACACCCTCAATCAGCTTAATGCTGCTATCACTCAAGGTACTGATGCTAGTGGCACTCAAATCAGTCTCGTTGATGACCTGCGTAACGTAAATGGAGATAGTGTTCGAGGCACAACCAACGTTATCAATGGTACAGATACTTATATTGCTACCGATAGTATGGGTAATGTGGTTGAACTCATTAATCATGAAGGTGCCCATCAAAACGGTCAAGGAGAGTTCGCGGCTGATGTCATGGGTCAAACAGGTAACAGCGCCTTTAACCTTGGCAAATGGGCGAACAGTGGCGCAATCGCGGAAGAACGCACGACCATTACGCCAAGACCAATCACGGCTACTAATGATGCTAAAGCTCAGCAGGAGCAACTCGCAAATGATAAAGAGAAGTTAGAGACTCAGCAGAACGCTGGCGATGCGTTTGAGGATAATCGCAGAGGGATAACAGTTAGAAGTCCGCAACAACAACAAAGACGAGATATTATTGCTTTTGAAACATTGGCAATACGTAGACATTTACCTAATTTCAGAGGGATTTCTACAGCACGTCCAAACAATCAAATTTCTCAAGCTGAGGTATTAGAATATCAGGCATTAAGTAGATTCCTGCAATCGTCAGGAAGAACATATCCTAATCCTGAAGCTGCTTATCGAGCATTTCAGCGAGAAACAGCACAGCGTCCTGTCCAGTTAAACATAGAACTTGGTGGTAGTGGAGGACAGAGAACCAACTCTTCTTCTAACCCAGACGCAAATGCATGGGAGGCTATAAGACCTAATGTCCAGAATCCTAACAAAAGACATAAGGTAGATAGTGTTGGTGGTAAAAATGTACTAGTTAGAGACGTTAATACAGTGGTCAGTAGCCGTGTCAATATGGAACATGATATTATCCAAATAAGGCTAGGTGGAGGTCAACCATCAAGAGGACCAAGCGGTGAAAGGCAAATTGAGATAAATGGCAGAACATATCAGACACACGCCGGAGGAGGTCCGAACACATCGGACAGTCTAATTCCTGTATCATCACGTAATCCAAATGAAATGTTTAGATTATCTCGAGGAGAGTATAAGAATTTACAACAAATTGTCAGGAATAAGGGCAATATCAATCAAACACGTACTAATCTGTCTGGTCGTCCAGACTTCAATCAGAATGATTTTAATAGAGCGGCAGAGGTATACAATGCAACAAGATGA
- a CDS encoding putative adhesin — protein sequence MITGQDSLAGVNRDAFNTETIITDRQTGGLAVDTGIDTRVFTSAGREEIVKEQRELGKNVKGVVAITGTAGLAVPSIAAGLLDNGNSNPDSLNKSGIDKAKDNVTQLVNNLETGMSDDTVNLTATVEAIQEGELTNSIDNQDTLNNFNTAITEGTDADGTKISLVDDPRNVDGIRVRGTTNVDTGQDTFIDTSSMSSVVEVINHDAAHQNGQGEAAADVMGQTGNRAFNLGKWANSGAIAEERTTITPRPITSTNDAKAQQEQLASNKEKLEAQQEAGDAFEDDTDTWTYNGNSAPSTNAEMRALNNEAKRLFPNSTADQEAYKAGKESAFGSSVVNAGQGLVEIARDPKSAITNSFRGMINVLTDPNKAGQEMRAAIIQWKDDYNKALKDNPKLAGKMRGELEDAVGFGVVSTVLTGGSANALKTLQQTGKFESRGVLGDNNGSGNAKEVIHGGNGQAISGHGYYDFRMTANRELIVPEGTTVITAPFNTKISDTTGRFMEGVNADKLGRVNANQRVQMAKDWAKQNNITGRALTRLKNEVKELQVYKPGSTMPNYSISPPERLTIHKNSTTVGVTTNLDQILKPNKGCIPLATCTETIKR from the coding sequence ATGATCACAGGACAAGATAGCTTAGCAGGTGTCAATCGTGATGCCTTCAACACTGAAACCATCATTACAGATAGGCAGACGGGTGGTCTTGCGGTAGATACGGGTATTGATACCCGAGTGTTTACCAGTGCAGGTCGAGAGGAGATTGTCAAAGAACAAAGAGAGCTTGGGAAGAATGTTAAAGGCGTTGTTGCTATTACTGGCACTGCGGGACTAGCCGTTCCCTCCATCGCAGCGGGACTCTTAGACAACGGCAATAGCAACCCTGATAGTCTTAATAAATCAGGCATTGATAAAGCCAAAGACAACGTTACTCAGCTCGTCAACAATCTAGAAACAGGTATGAGTGATGATACTGTTAATCTTACCGCGACTGTAGAAGCCATACAAGAAGGTGAGCTAACTAATAGTATTGACAACCAAGACACCCTCAACAACTTCAATACCGCCATTACCGAAGGCACTGATGCTGATGGGACGAAAATTAGTCTTGTCGATGACCCTCGTAATGTAGACGGCATACGAGTACGAGGTACCACCAACGTTGATACAGGACAAGACACCTTTATTGATACTAGTAGCATGAGTAGTGTGGTTGAAGTCATCAACCATGACGCGGCTCATCAAAACGGACAAGGAGAAGCGGCGGCTGATGTCATGGGTCAAACAGGTAACCGTGCCTTTAACCTTGGTAAATGGGCAAACAGTGGCGCTATCGCGGAGGAGCGCACGACGATCACGCCAAGACCAATTACTTCTACTAATGATGCTAAAGCGCAGCAAGAGCAATTAGCAAGCAATAAAGAGAAGTTAGAGGCTCAGCAGGAAGCTGGGGATGCGTTTGAGGATGATACGGATACTTGGACTTATAATGGAAATTCTGCGCCCTCTACTAACGCTGAAATGAGAGCTTTAAATAATGAAGCAAAAAGGTTGTTTCCGAACAGTACTGCTGATCAAGAAGCTTATAAGGCGGGGAAAGAGTCTGCTTTTGGCTCTAGTGTTGTTAATGCAGGGCAAGGATTAGTAGAAATTGCTAGAGATCCAAAAAGTGCGATTACTAATTCGTTTAGAGGTATGATAAACGTATTAACTGATCCGAATAAAGCGGGTCAAGAGATGAGAGCAGCCATAATTCAATGGAAAGACGACTACAACAAAGCTTTGAAAGACAACCCAAAACTTGCCGGTAAAATGAGAGGTGAGCTTGAGGATGCTGTAGGATTTGGAGTGGTTAGTACGGTATTAACTGGAGGTTCAGCTAATGCTCTAAAAACATTGCAACAAACGGGTAAGTTTGAATCAAGAGGTGTATTAGGAGATAATAATGGTTCAGGAAATGCTAAAGAAGTTATTCATGGAGGAAATGGTCAGGCAATATCAGGTCATGGATATTATGATTTTAGAATGACTGCTAATAGAGAGTTAATTGTACCTGAAGGTACTACTGTTATAACTGCGCCATTTAATACAAAAATTAGTGATACTACTGGACGTTTTATGGAAGGCGTTAATGCTGATAAATTAGGTCGAGTTAATGCTAATCAGAGAGTACAAATGGCAAAGGATTGGGCTAAACAAAATAACATAACTGGACGAGCTCTGACTAGACTAAAAAATGAAGTTAAAGAGCTACAGGTTTATAAGCCTGGATCTACTATGCCTAATTATAGTATCAGCCCACCTGAAAGACTAACGATCCATAAAAACTCTACTACAGTAGGAGTGACGACAAATCTTGATCAGATACTAAAGCCTAATAAAGGTTGTATTCCTTTAGCTACCTGTACTGAAACTATTAAACGCTAA